A window of the Glaciimonas sp. CA11.2 genome harbors these coding sequences:
- a CDS encoding DUF4145 domain-containing protein, whose amino-acid sequence MCLDLLVSKSEKKIMLREGINMLRNTKVIDDRLHEWSQQLHAFRNLAAHPEDIRISHNDAEFMKRVDARAKRKKS is encoded by the coding sequence CTGTGCCTCGACTTACTTGTATCAAAGTCGGAGAAAAAAATCATGCTTAGAGAGGGGATCAATATGTTACGCAATACGAAGGTAATTGATGACCGCTTGCATGAGTGGAGCCAGCAGTTGCATGCCTTTCGTAATCTAGCAGCGCATCCAGAAGATATCAGAATTTCCCACAACGACGCAGAGTTTATGAAGCGAGTTGATGCTCGTGCTA
- a CDS encoding transposase, with translation MLKRSRDGRCQYDRRTKRELVEASLQPDISVAKLAYQHALNANLLRKWIVQYHR, from the coding sequence ATCCTCAAGCGCTCACGAGACGGTCGTTGTCAGTATGATCGTCGTACCAAACGCGAATTGGTGGAAGCCAGTTTGCAGCCAGATATATCGGTCGCCAAACTGGCGTACCAGCATGCCCTGAATGCCAATTTATTGCGCAAGTGGATTGTGCAATACCACCGTTAG
- the tnpB gene encoding IS66 family insertion sequence element accessory protein TnpB (TnpB, as the term is used for proteins encoded by IS66 family insertion elements, is considered an accessory protein, since TnpC, encoded by a neighboring gene, is a DDE family transposase.) — protein sequence MPTSLPVTRYCRPLKCFASGHVPPQPGTEGACAPDAADGRKSINGLAAIVEQALGLDPFAPAVHVFYNRRRARIKLLLWDRTGFWLMFKRLEADRFA from the coding sequence ATGCCCACTTCGCTGCCCGTGACGAGGTATTGTCGCCCCTTGAAATGCTTTGCCAGTGGCCATGTTCCGCCTCAACCCGGGACTGAAGGTGCATGTGCACCGGATGCGGCCGATGGTCGCAAGAGCATTAATGGTCTTGCCGCCATCGTCGAGCAAGCGCTGGGATTGGATCCCTTTGCACCGGCCGTGCATGTCTTCTATAACCGGCGGCGCGCTCGCATCAAATTGTTACTGTGGGATCGCACCGGATTCTGGTTAATGTTCAAGCGACTTGAGGCTGACCGCTTCGCTTGA